From one Diorhabda carinulata isolate Delta chromosome 12, icDioCari1.1, whole genome shotgun sequence genomic stretch:
- the LOC130900038 gene encoding uncharacterized protein LOC130900038 isoform X2: protein MDQAPLRVLQKKRTTNFREDETKLLIQLWGSPQIQNKLYLTHRKAPVMRLLAANMQHRGFYRTPDEIKTRLRNLKCLYHRIKRSLQTGAGRGTVDPDWPHYKAMDDILSRKHPNRPLDIYKDGNIFEGPRCEDIKQEIIDEELDINDEMESYSTNSQVGSEADAEFEDEAHHMPSLTPAPSATPTTPDKHKEEEPIKIAPKPQINQTKITGVNQANIQIPITTPIKSNVPGAPSIPFPLLILNGLPNQNHQINQLKKDENNTNKQDDVPSLIKGLIEVQKENLEVQKQRLEVDKQKLDFQRLIGSQLLALLPIFGGIIHKLTSPNNNEEDSGDAEDKLFKNGKKRPHPDSSVDILKDSKILRNVLEEGIKKYMLGDSNNDKNDSAVKIEADSEDK, encoded by the exons ATGGACCAAGCCCCATTGCGCGTCTTGCAAAAGAAACGAACGACAAATTTTCGTGAGGACGAAACAAAACTATTAATACAACTATGGGGCAGTCcgcaaattcaaaataaattgtacCTCACACACCGAAAAGCACCAGTTATGAGGCTATTGGCAGCAAATATGCAACATCGTGGTTTTTATAGAACCCCAGACGAAATCAAGACACGGTTAAGAAATCTCAAATGTCTCTATCATCGAATTAAACGGTCCCTGCAGACAGGCGCCGGAAGGGGCACCGTCGATCCAGATTGGCCCCACTACAAAGCCATGGACGATATATTAAGTAGAAAACACCCCAACAGACCTTTGGATATATATAAAGATGGTAATATATTCGAAGGTCCCAGATGTGAGGatattaaacaagaaattatcGACGAAGAACTCGATATCAATGACGAAATGGAATCTTATAGTACCAACAGTCAAGTCGG ATCGGAAGCGGATGCTGAATTTGAAGATGAAGCTCACCATATGCCATCTCTGACGCCTGCTCCATCGGCAACTCCCACAACGCCTGACAAACACAAAGAAGAAGAGCCTATTAAAATAGCGCCGAAACCGCAAATAAATCAAACTAAAATCACTGGTGTTAATCAGGCGAATATACAAATACCAATCACGACACCGATCAAATCGAATGTACCAGGAGCGCCGTCTATACCGTTTCCTCTATTGATTTTAAACGGATTACCGAATCAGAATCATCAGATCAATCAGTTGAAGAAAGacgaaaataatacaaataaacaagATG ATGTCCCTAGTCTCATCAAAGGCCTTATCGAAGTACAAAAAGAGAATTTGGAAGTTCAGAAACAACGTCTTGAAgtagacaaacaaaaattagacTTTCAACGTCTTATTGGATCGCAATTACTCGCTTTACTTCCAATTTTCGGAGGTATAATTCACAAATTGACATCCCCAAATAATAACGAAGAAGATAGCGGCGATGCGgaagataaattatttaaaaacggTAAAAAACGACCTCATCCCGATAGTAGCGTCGATATACTTAAAGACAGTAAAATACTGAGGAACGTTTTAGAAGAAGGTATCAAGAAATACATGTTAGGTGATAGTAATAACGATAAAAACGATAGTGCTGTTAAAATCGAAGCAGATAGTGAAGATaagtag
- the LOC130900039 gene encoding myeloid leukemia factor isoform X5 — protein MSMFGSLMGDMEDDFFGSHMRHMRQMSNMMNSLFSDPFGMMRGSMLGFDDFENRALTTGRHNMHNSLMSPFSMPVMPNFNRLLSGSLDSMANSGNYHSSSTVISMTSGPDGRPQVYKATSSTRVAPGGIKETQKTVTDSVTGTKKMSIGHHIGERAHIIEKEQNVHTGERIESEDLINIEDDEKEDFNHEWETKTRRSEIPRITSGSSRNRHTYAGHSSIPAITSGPSAAGRHPYSSPNQQLQPKKSKSLKTFSDEPAPPQVDN, from the exons ATGTCCATGTTTGGATCATTAATGGGTGATATGGAAGACGATTTCTTTGG GTCTCATATGAGACATATGCGTCAAATGAGCAACATGATGAACTCATTATTTTCTGATCCTTTTGGAATGATGAGAGGATCTATGTTGGGATTTGACGATTTTGAAAACAGAGCATTGACAACAGGCCGACATAATATGCACAATTCTCTCATGTCTCCTTTTTCCATGCCAGTTATGCCAAATTTCAACAGACTTCTTAGTGGTTCTTTAG ATTCTATGGCAAATTCTGGTAATTATCATAGCTCTAGTACGGTCATAAGTATGACATCAGGTCCTGATGGACGTCCCCAAGTATACAAAGCTACTTCTAGCACGCGAGTTGCCCCAGGAGGGATAAAAGAAACTCAAAAAACAGTCACAGATTCTGTAACTGGTACTAAAAAAATGTCGATAGGACATCACATTGGTGAAAGAGCACATattatagaaaaagaacaaaatgtACATACTG GTGAAAGAATAGAAAGTGAagatttgataaatattgaagaCGACGAAAAGGAAGATTTCAATCACGAATGGGAAACTAAAACTCGTAGGTCCGAAATACCCAGAATTACATCCGGTTCTTCTAGAAATAGACACACTTACGCTGGACATTCCTCTATACCCGCCATCACGTCAGGTCCAAG TGCTGCCGGTAGACATCCGTATAGTTCGCCGAACCAACAGCTCCaaccaaaaaaatcgaaatctTTGAAAACGTTTTCGGACGAACCTGCACCACCTCAAGtcgataattga
- the LOC130900039 gene encoding myeloid leukemia factor isoform X2, with protein sequence MSMFGSLMGDMEDDFFGSHMRHMRQMSNMMNSLFSDPFGMMRGSMLGFDDFENRALTTGRHNMHNSLMSPFSMPVMPNFNRLLSGSLDSMANSGNYHSSSTVISMTSGPDGRPQVYKATSSTRVAPGGIKETQKTVTDSVTGTKKMSIGHHIGERAHIIEKEQNVHTGERIESEDLINIEDDEKEDFNHEWETKTRRSEIPRITSGSSRNRHTYAGHSSIPAITSGPSRRHRERTVPIPSSPLVSSRRSIRSPKLALPSSSNSSAAGRHPYSSPNQQLQPKKSKSLKTFSDEPAPPQVDN encoded by the exons ATGTCCATGTTTGGATCATTAATGGGTGATATGGAAGACGATTTCTTTGG GTCTCATATGAGACATATGCGTCAAATGAGCAACATGATGAACTCATTATTTTCTGATCCTTTTGGAATGATGAGAGGATCTATGTTGGGATTTGACGATTTTGAAAACAGAGCATTGACAACAGGCCGACATAATATGCACAATTCTCTCATGTCTCCTTTTTCCATGCCAGTTATGCCAAATTTCAACAGACTTCTTAGTGGTTCTTTAG ATTCTATGGCAAATTCTGGTAATTATCATAGCTCTAGTACGGTCATAAGTATGACATCAGGTCCTGATGGACGTCCCCAAGTATACAAAGCTACTTCTAGCACGCGAGTTGCCCCAGGAGGGATAAAAGAAACTCAAAAAACAGTCACAGATTCTGTAACTGGTACTAAAAAAATGTCGATAGGACATCACATTGGTGAAAGAGCACATattatagaaaaagaacaaaatgtACATACTG GTGAAAGAATAGAAAGTGAagatttgataaatattgaagaCGACGAAAAGGAAGATTTCAATCACGAATGGGAAACTAAAACTCGTAGGTCCGAAATACCCAGAATTACATCCGGTTCTTCTAGAAATAGACACACTTACGCTGGACATTCCTCTATACCCGCCATCACGTCAGGTCCAAG TCGTCGACATAGAGAAAGAACAGTACCAATACCATCCTCGCCATTGGTATCTTCTCGCAGAAGTATACGGTCACCAAAATTAGCATTACCTTCATCGAGTAATTCTAG TGCTGCCGGTAGACATCCGTATAGTTCGCCGAACCAACAGCTCCaaccaaaaaaatcgaaatctTTGAAAACGTTTTCGGACGAACCTGCACCACCTCAAGtcgataattga
- the LOC130900039 gene encoding myeloid leukemia factor isoform X4: MSMFGSLMGDMEDDFFGSHMRHMRQMSNMMNSLFSDPFGMMRGSMLGFDDFENRALTTGRHNMHNSLMSPFSMPVMPNFNRLLSGSLDSMANSGNYHSSSTVISMTSGPDGRPQVYKATSSTRVAPGGIKETQKTVTDSVTGTKKMSIGHHIGERAHIIEKEQNVHTGERIESEDLINIEDDEKEDFNHEWETKTRRSEIPRITSGSSRNRHTYAGHSSIPAITSGPSRRHRERTVPIPSSPLVSSRRSIRSPKLALPSSSNSRFSRHY, translated from the exons ATGTCCATGTTTGGATCATTAATGGGTGATATGGAAGACGATTTCTTTGG GTCTCATATGAGACATATGCGTCAAATGAGCAACATGATGAACTCATTATTTTCTGATCCTTTTGGAATGATGAGAGGATCTATGTTGGGATTTGACGATTTTGAAAACAGAGCATTGACAACAGGCCGACATAATATGCACAATTCTCTCATGTCTCCTTTTTCCATGCCAGTTATGCCAAATTTCAACAGACTTCTTAGTGGTTCTTTAG ATTCTATGGCAAATTCTGGTAATTATCATAGCTCTAGTACGGTCATAAGTATGACATCAGGTCCTGATGGACGTCCCCAAGTATACAAAGCTACTTCTAGCACGCGAGTTGCCCCAGGAGGGATAAAAGAAACTCAAAAAACAGTCACAGATTCTGTAACTGGTACTAAAAAAATGTCGATAGGACATCACATTGGTGAAAGAGCACATattatagaaaaagaacaaaatgtACATACTG GTGAAAGAATAGAAAGTGAagatttgataaatattgaagaCGACGAAAAGGAAGATTTCAATCACGAATGGGAAACTAAAACTCGTAGGTCCGAAATACCCAGAATTACATCCGGTTCTTCTAGAAATAGACACACTTACGCTGGACATTCCTCTATACCCGCCATCACGTCAGGTCCAAG TCGTCGACATAGAGAAAGAACAGTACCAATACCATCCTCGCCATTGGTATCTTCTCGCAGAAGTATACGGTCACCAAAATTAGCATTACCTTCATCGAGTAATTCTAG GTTTTCAAGAcactattaa
- the LOC130900039 gene encoding myeloid leukemia factor isoform X3 — MSMFGSLMGDMEDDFFGSHMRHMRQMSNMMNSLFSDPFGMMRGSMLGFDDFENRALTTGRHNMHNSLMSPFSMPVMPNFNRLLSGSLDSMANSGNYHSSSTVISMTSGPDGRPQVYKATSSTRVAPGGIKETQKTVTDSVTGTKKMSIGHHIGERAHIIEKEQNVHTGERIESEDLINIEDDEKEDFNHEWETKTRRSEIPRITSGSSRNRHTYAGHSSIPAITSGPSSRRHRERTVPIPSSPLVSSRRSIRSPKLALPSSSNSRFSRHY, encoded by the exons ATGTCCATGTTTGGATCATTAATGGGTGATATGGAAGACGATTTCTTTGG GTCTCATATGAGACATATGCGTCAAATGAGCAACATGATGAACTCATTATTTTCTGATCCTTTTGGAATGATGAGAGGATCTATGTTGGGATTTGACGATTTTGAAAACAGAGCATTGACAACAGGCCGACATAATATGCACAATTCTCTCATGTCTCCTTTTTCCATGCCAGTTATGCCAAATTTCAACAGACTTCTTAGTGGTTCTTTAG ATTCTATGGCAAATTCTGGTAATTATCATAGCTCTAGTACGGTCATAAGTATGACATCAGGTCCTGATGGACGTCCCCAAGTATACAAAGCTACTTCTAGCACGCGAGTTGCCCCAGGAGGGATAAAAGAAACTCAAAAAACAGTCACAGATTCTGTAACTGGTACTAAAAAAATGTCGATAGGACATCACATTGGTGAAAGAGCACATattatagaaaaagaacaaaatgtACATACTG GTGAAAGAATAGAAAGTGAagatttgataaatattgaagaCGACGAAAAGGAAGATTTCAATCACGAATGGGAAACTAAAACTCGTAGGTCCGAAATACCCAGAATTACATCCGGTTCTTCTAGAAATAGACACACTTACGCTGGACATTCCTCTATACCCGCCATCACGTCAGGTCCAAG TAGTCGTCGACATAGAGAAAGAACAGTACCAATACCATCCTCGCCATTGGTATCTTCTCGCAGAAGTATACGGTCACCAAAATTAGCATTACCTTCATCGAGTAATTCTAG GTTTTCAAGAcactattaa
- the LOC130900039 gene encoding myeloid leukemia factor isoform X1 translates to MSMFGSLMGDMEDDFFGSHMRHMRQMSNMMNSLFSDPFGMMRGSMLGFDDFENRALTTGRHNMHNSLMSPFSMPVMPNFNRLLSGSLDSMANSGNYHSSSTVISMTSGPDGRPQVYKATSSTRVAPGGIKETQKTVTDSVTGTKKMSIGHHIGERAHIIEKEQNVHTGERIESEDLINIEDDEKEDFNHEWETKTRRSEIPRITSGSSRNRHTYAGHSSIPAITSGPSSRRHRERTVPIPSSPLVSSRRSIRSPKLALPSSSNSSAAGRHPYSSPNQQLQPKKSKSLKTFSDEPAPPQVDN, encoded by the exons ATGTCCATGTTTGGATCATTAATGGGTGATATGGAAGACGATTTCTTTGG GTCTCATATGAGACATATGCGTCAAATGAGCAACATGATGAACTCATTATTTTCTGATCCTTTTGGAATGATGAGAGGATCTATGTTGGGATTTGACGATTTTGAAAACAGAGCATTGACAACAGGCCGACATAATATGCACAATTCTCTCATGTCTCCTTTTTCCATGCCAGTTATGCCAAATTTCAACAGACTTCTTAGTGGTTCTTTAG ATTCTATGGCAAATTCTGGTAATTATCATAGCTCTAGTACGGTCATAAGTATGACATCAGGTCCTGATGGACGTCCCCAAGTATACAAAGCTACTTCTAGCACGCGAGTTGCCCCAGGAGGGATAAAAGAAACTCAAAAAACAGTCACAGATTCTGTAACTGGTACTAAAAAAATGTCGATAGGACATCACATTGGTGAAAGAGCACATattatagaaaaagaacaaaatgtACATACTG GTGAAAGAATAGAAAGTGAagatttgataaatattgaagaCGACGAAAAGGAAGATTTCAATCACGAATGGGAAACTAAAACTCGTAGGTCCGAAATACCCAGAATTACATCCGGTTCTTCTAGAAATAGACACACTTACGCTGGACATTCCTCTATACCCGCCATCACGTCAGGTCCAAG TAGTCGTCGACATAGAGAAAGAACAGTACCAATACCATCCTCGCCATTGGTATCTTCTCGCAGAAGTATACGGTCACCAAAATTAGCATTACCTTCATCGAGTAATTCTAG TGCTGCCGGTAGACATCCGTATAGTTCGCCGAACCAACAGCTCCaaccaaaaaaatcgaaatctTTGAAAACGTTTTCGGACGAACCTGCACCACCTCAAGtcgataattga
- the LOC130900038 gene encoding uncharacterized protein LOC130900038 isoform X1, whose translation MKRYYAVLIVTECAANDVHFLIQSMELAKHFKWKNVIKNKLRDQMDQAPLRVLQKKRTTNFREDETKLLIQLWGSPQIQNKLYLTHRKAPVMRLLAANMQHRGFYRTPDEIKTRLRNLKCLYHRIKRSLQTGAGRGTVDPDWPHYKAMDDILSRKHPNRPLDIYKDGNIFEGPRCEDIKQEIIDEELDINDEMESYSTNSQVGSEADAEFEDEAHHMPSLTPAPSATPTTPDKHKEEEPIKIAPKPQINQTKITGVNQANIQIPITTPIKSNVPGAPSIPFPLLILNGLPNQNHQINQLKKDENNTNKQDDVPSLIKGLIEVQKENLEVQKQRLEVDKQKLDFQRLIGSQLLALLPIFGGIIHKLTSPNNNEEDSGDAEDKLFKNGKKRPHPDSSVDILKDSKILRNVLEEGIKKYMLGDSNNDKNDSAVKIEADSEDK comes from the exons ACCAAATGGACCAAGCCCCATTGCGCGTCTTGCAAAAGAAACGAACGACAAATTTTCGTGAGGACGAAACAAAACTATTAATACAACTATGGGGCAGTCcgcaaattcaaaataaattgtacCTCACACACCGAAAAGCACCAGTTATGAGGCTATTGGCAGCAAATATGCAACATCGTGGTTTTTATAGAACCCCAGACGAAATCAAGACACGGTTAAGAAATCTCAAATGTCTCTATCATCGAATTAAACGGTCCCTGCAGACAGGCGCCGGAAGGGGCACCGTCGATCCAGATTGGCCCCACTACAAAGCCATGGACGATATATTAAGTAGAAAACACCCCAACAGACCTTTGGATATATATAAAGATGGTAATATATTCGAAGGTCCCAGATGTGAGGatattaaacaagaaattatcGACGAAGAACTCGATATCAATGACGAAATGGAATCTTATAGTACCAACAGTCAAGTCGG ATCGGAAGCGGATGCTGAATTTGAAGATGAAGCTCACCATATGCCATCTCTGACGCCTGCTCCATCGGCAACTCCCACAACGCCTGACAAACACAAAGAAGAAGAGCCTATTAAAATAGCGCCGAAACCGCAAATAAATCAAACTAAAATCACTGGTGTTAATCAGGCGAATATACAAATACCAATCACGACACCGATCAAATCGAATGTACCAGGAGCGCCGTCTATACCGTTTCCTCTATTGATTTTAAACGGATTACCGAATCAGAATCATCAGATCAATCAGTTGAAGAAAGacgaaaataatacaaataaacaagATG ATGTCCCTAGTCTCATCAAAGGCCTTATCGAAGTACAAAAAGAGAATTTGGAAGTTCAGAAACAACGTCTTGAAgtagacaaacaaaaattagacTTTCAACGTCTTATTGGATCGCAATTACTCGCTTTACTTCCAATTTTCGGAGGTATAATTCACAAATTGACATCCCCAAATAATAACGAAGAAGATAGCGGCGATGCGgaagataaattatttaaaaacggTAAAAAACGACCTCATCCCGATAGTAGCGTCGATATACTTAAAGACAGTAAAATACTGAGGAACGTTTTAGAAGAAGGTATCAAGAAATACATGTTAGGTGATAGTAATAACGATAAAAACGATAGTGCTGTTAAAATCGAAGCAGATAGTGAAGATaagtag